One Solibacillus sp. R5-41 DNA segment encodes these proteins:
- a CDS encoding acetyltransferase: MNKPVIVIGNGGHAAVLAETLLQQEREILGYTAPAKETNKFQLDYLGTDSVIASFKPEDIELVLGIGTVNRSTVRKTLFEGFKELGYIFGKVVHDTAYIAPSAKIGDGVQIMAGVILQSHVEIADNTIINTGTIIDHDTKICSHVHVAPGTNISGGVKIGEQTHVGTGTTIIQNIEIGRNCLIGAGSVVVKNIPHDKKVYGVPAKEV, from the coding sequence ATGAATAAGCCTGTGATTGTCATTGGGAATGGTGGACACGCGGCAGTGTTAGCTGAAACATTGTTACAGCAAGAAAGAGAAATTTTAGGTTATACAGCGCCAGCAAAAGAAACGAATAAATTCCAATTAGATTATTTGGGAACCGATTCGGTAATTGCTTCATTTAAACCAGAAGATATTGAGCTTGTATTGGGAATTGGTACAGTGAACCGATCAACTGTTAGGAAGACACTTTTTGAGGGATTCAAAGAATTAGGATACATTTTTGGGAAAGTGGTTCATGATACAGCTTATATTGCACCTTCTGCAAAAATAGGTGATGGGGTGCAAATTATGGCTGGGGTGATACTTCAAAGTCATGTTGAAATTGCCGATAATACAATTATAAACACAGGAACAATTATTGATCATGATACTAAAATTTGCTCTCATGTACATGTTGCACCAGGAACAAATATTTCAGGTGGAGTAAAAATTGGAGAACAAACACATGTCGGGACAGGAACAACGATTATTCAAAATATAGAAATTGGGAGAAACTGTTTAATTGGTGCGGGGTCTGTTGTCGTTAAAAATATCCCTCATGATAAAAAAGTATATGGTGTTCCTGCAAAGGAAGTGTGA
- a CDS encoding nucleotidyltransferase family protein — protein MKNWKSILVLSSQSLLETMQIIDSSSLQFAIVIDEENRLLGTVTDGDIRRGILRGESLESPIIHIMNSDPIIATEQDTKKYCHKLMQSKKLKQLPIVNKQKQVIDVLFKDYQVTPINDNTVILMVGGLGTRLRPLTDTIPKPMLKVGDKPILETIIESFKKCGYTNFILSVNYKKEMIQNYFQDGSAFGVIITYIEENKRMGTAGALSLLPERPTKPIFVMNGDLLTQVHFEQLMEFHLEHKAVATMCVREYEYQIPYGVIETNGANLVSIKEKPVHKSFVNAGIYVLNPEAFDYIPQDEFYDMPTLFEKLMAQENVTAAFPIREYWLDIGRMDDFERANKEYNM, from the coding sequence ATGAAAAACTGGAAAAGTATACTTGTGTTATCAAGTCAAAGTCTATTAGAAACAATGCAAATTATAGATAGTTCATCTTTACAATTTGCGATTGTGATAGATGAAGAGAATCGATTATTAGGGACAGTTACAGATGGTGATATTCGCAGAGGAATTCTTCGGGGAGAAAGTTTAGAATCACCAATCATACATATTATGAATTCTGATCCAATTATTGCGACAGAGCAGGATACAAAAAAATATTGCCATAAGTTAATGCAAAGTAAAAAACTAAAGCAATTACCAATTGTAAATAAGCAAAAGCAAGTAATAGACGTACTTTTCAAAGATTATCAAGTAACACCGATTAATGATAATACAGTTATATTAATGGTTGGCGGATTAGGAACGAGGCTTCGTCCATTAACAGATACGATTCCTAAACCAATGTTAAAGGTTGGTGACAAGCCAATTCTAGAGACGATTATAGAAAGCTTTAAAAAATGTGGCTATACGAACTTTATATTGTCAGTTAATTATAAAAAAGAAATGATTCAAAATTATTTTCAAGATGGTTCAGCTTTTGGTGTGATTATTACTTATATTGAAGAGAATAAGAGGATGGGTACAGCTGGCGCACTGTCATTATTACCAGAAAGACCAACAAAACCAATTTTTGTAATGAATGGTGACTTATTGACACAGGTGCATTTTGAACAGCTAATGGAATTCCACCTCGAACACAAGGCGGTTGCAACGATGTGTGTACGTGAATATGAATATCAGATTCCTTATGGTGTGATTGAAACAAATGGGGCAAATCTTGTTTCGATTAAAGAAAAGCCGGTACATAAAAGCTTTGTAAATGCCGGGATTTATGTGTTAAATCCCGAGGCATTCGATTATATTCCACAGGATGAATTTTATGATATGCCAACATTATTTGAAAAATTAATGGCACAAGAAAATGTTACAGCAGCCTTCCCAATACGTGAATATTGGCTAGATATTGGACGGATGGATGATTTTGAAAGGGCAAATAAAGAATATAATATGTAA
- a CDS encoding cytidylyltransferase domain-containing protein, which yields MINQKKVLALIPARGGSKSIPKKNIVELYGKPLISWTIEAAINTPEIDKVIVSTDSIEIAQVALEYGAEIQMRPAELAEDSSLVIDTIHYVLKELEKKGEWYDFVTLLEPTAPLRTSEDISSCIRLLCEKSLDSTATFKEADLNPIRAWKIEGNVPTTFIEGAIPWLPRQELPTAHQLNGAVYVTKVEKLLESKKEIIMGNIGAVIMPKERSVDIDDRIDLLMADFIMKKKFEDKE from the coding sequence ATGATTAATCAAAAAAAAGTACTAGCTTTAATACCGGCTAGGGGTGGAAGTAAATCTATTCCTAAAAAGAATATTGTTGAGTTATATGGAAAACCACTTATATCTTGGACTATTGAGGCGGCAATAAATACGCCAGAAATCGATAAAGTAATTGTTTCGACTGATAGTATTGAAATTGCCCAGGTTGCATTAGAATATGGTGCTGAAATACAAATGCGACCTGCAGAACTAGCGGAGGACTCATCGTTAGTCATTGATACTATTCACTATGTTCTTAAGGAATTAGAAAAAAAAGGAGAATGGTACGATTTTGTAACTCTGTTAGAACCGACTGCTCCATTAAGAACATCTGAAGATATAAGTAGTTGCATCAGGTTATTATGTGAAAAAAGCTTAGATTCTACTGCAACCTTTAAAGAAGCAGATTTAAATCCAATTAGGGCATGGAAAATCGAAGGAAATGTCCCAACTACATTTATTGAAGGTGCTATTCCATGGTTACCGAGACAGGAACTACCGACTGCGCATCAGTTAAATGGCGCAGTCTATGTTACAAAAGTAGAAAAATTATTAGAATCAAAAAAAGAGATAATTATGGGGAATATTGGTGCAGTAATTATGCCAAAGGAACGTTCCGTGGATATAGATGATAGGATAGATTTATTAATGGCTGATTTTATCATGAAAAAAAAGTTTGAGGATAAGGAGTAA
- a CDS encoding SDR family oxidoreductase: MSITLKDLFDLKGKTALITGGAGYLGTEMCEVLAEQGANIIIASRDGVKCQKLADRLKLEYPSQIFTALKLDLMDKNSIKETVSNIERLDILINNAWSGNKNSFETISDEDWEYDIDMSLNSVFRLVKATQHLLKESKGVILNTASMYGHVAPDYRLYNDEKYTNPPSYGAAKAAVIQFSKYLASFLAPYEIRVNCISPGPFPFPETQKDKEFMTRLGSKNPMNRIGQPHELKGVVALLCSDASSYITGQNICVDGGWAAW; encoded by the coding sequence ATGAGTATTACACTAAAAGATTTATTTGATCTAAAAGGAAAAACAGCTTTAATTACTGGTGGGGCAGGCTATTTAGGTACGGAAATGTGTGAGGTTTTGGCAGAACAAGGTGCTAATATTATTATTGCCAGCAGAGATGGTGTAAAGTGTCAAAAGTTAGCTGATAGATTAAAGTTAGAATATCCTAGTCAGATATTTACAGCGTTAAAATTAGACTTAATGGATAAAAACTCTATTAAAGAAACGGTTTCAAATATTGAACGATTAGATATTTTAATTAATAATGCCTGGTCGGGTAATAAGAATTCGTTTGAAACAATTTCAGACGAGGACTGGGAATACGATATTGATATGAGTTTAAATTCAGTGTTCAGATTAGTTAAAGCTACACAACATTTATTGAAAGAATCAAAAGGTGTAATTTTAAATACAGCATCGATGTATGGACATGTTGCTCCTGATTATAGATTGTATAATGATGAAAAATATACTAATCCGCCTAGTTATGGAGCAGCTAAAGCGGCTGTAATTCAATTTAGTAAATATTTAGCAAGCTTTTTAGCACCATACGAAATTCGAGTAAACTGTATTAGTCCGGGTCCGTTTCCATTCCCTGAAACTCAGAAAGATAAGGAGTTTATGACCCGTTTAGGCTCTAAAAATCCTATGAACCGCATCGGACAACCGCATGAATTAAAAGGTGTAGTCGCATTACTTTGTTCAGATGCATCCTCATATATAACAGGACAAAATATTTGTGTAGATGGTGGTTGGGCTGCGTGGTAA
- a CDS encoding Gfo/Idh/MocA family oxidoreductase — MVTKIGLIGLSEGNGHPYSFSSIINGYNDKFLEESGWDVIHNYVKKRDISEFGLGNARITHVWTQDLNISQNIARACNIKNVVTSYQEMLGEIDALIIARDDFENHYQMAIDFLEADIKVFIDKPLTCSIKELKLFKKYLLKGQLMSVAGLRFAMELDDVRSNINTFGKLKFIQSSVIMNWEKYGIHIIDAVLGTLDDKPFSIEYIKSDAQFYLVHFESGLVWTINVLGSVPKTFNIEFWGEENRRSVEIEDNFTMFRRMLYRFVQMVEHGEVLHKPEDTILSIALLIAGNKSEIENRKVYLKEVIDEL; from the coding sequence GTGGTAACAAAGATAGGGTTAATAGGATTAAGTGAAGGAAATGGTCATCCATATTCCTTTAGTTCTATCATAAATGGATATAATGATAAATTTTTAGAAGAATCTGGTTGGGATGTAATTCATAACTATGTCAAAAAACGTGATATCTCAGAATTTGGCTTAGGAAATGCTCGAATTACTCATGTTTGGACACAAGACTTAAATATAAGTCAGAATATTGCTAGAGCATGTAATATAAAAAATGTTGTTACTAGTTATCAAGAAATGTTAGGGGAAATAGATGCACTTATAATTGCCAGGGATGATTTCGAGAATCATTACCAAATGGCAATCGACTTTTTGGAGGCAGATATTAAAGTTTTTATAGATAAACCTCTAACATGTTCAATTAAAGAATTAAAGCTTTTTAAAAAGTATTTATTAAAAGGTCAACTGATGTCTGTTGCAGGACTTCGTTTTGCTATGGAACTAGATGATGTTAGATCTAATATAAATACCTTTGGGAAATTGAAATTCATACAATCTTCAGTAATTATGAACTGGGAAAAGTATGGAATTCATATAATAGATGCAGTTTTAGGGACACTAGATGATAAACCATTTTCAATTGAATATATTAAAAGCGATGCACAATTTTATCTAGTGCATTTTGAAAGTGGATTAGTTTGGACAATAAATGTTTTAGGAAGTGTTCCAAAAACATTTAATATAGAATTTTGGGGAGAAGAAAACAGAAGAAGTGTTGAAATAGAGGATAATTTTACTATGTTTAGAAGAATGTTATATCGATTTGTTCAAATGGTTGAACATGGTGAAGTTTTACATAAACCAGAAGATACAATTCTTTCGATAGCACTATTAATAGCTGGCAATAAATCGGAAATTGAGAATCGAAAAGTTTACTTGAAAGAAGTTATAGATGAATTATAG
- a CDS encoding SDR family oxidoreductase, giving the protein MKKNFYNLFSLQGKNAIVTGGAGILGSHFCMGLADAGANVAIVDINEVRANEIAEEIMRNYNVKAIAIKCDLTLESSVKLMVEKVVTTFGEINILHNNAAGKSSDLNQFFAPLEEYSLAQWKEIMSTNIDSMFLVAKYVGKVMKLQAKGGSIIQTASIYGVMGPDNRIYEGSYYLDREINTPAVYAASKGGVVALTKYLATYWAKEGIRVNTITPGGTESGQNETFTERYSNRIPLGRMAKPEEIVGALIYLASDASSYVTGQNILVDGGLSAW; this is encoded by the coding sequence ATGAAAAAAAACTTTTATAATTTATTTAGTTTACAAGGGAAAAATGCCATTGTAACTGGTGGGGCAGGAATTTTAGGAAGTCATTTTTGTATGGGGCTTGCAGATGCAGGTGCTAATGTAGCCATTGTGGATATTAACGAGGTGAGAGCAAATGAAATTGCTGAAGAAATTATGCGAAATTATAATGTGAAAGCTATAGCAATAAAATGTGATTTAACTTTAGAAAGTTCTGTTAAGTTAATGGTTGAAAAGGTTGTTACAACATTTGGTGAAATAAATATATTACATAATAATGCAGCAGGTAAGTCAAGTGATTTAAATCAATTCTTTGCACCATTAGAAGAATATAGTTTAGCACAATGGAAAGAAATTATGTCTACAAATATTGATAGTATGTTTTTAGTTGCTAAATATGTTGGTAAAGTAATGAAATTACAAGCAAAGGGCGGTTCTATCATTCAAACAGCTTCAATTTATGGTGTGATGGGACCAGATAATCGAATTTATGAAGGATCATATTATTTGGATCGTGAAATTAATACTCCTGCTGTTTACGCTGCAAGTAAAGGGGGAGTAGTTGCACTTACCAAATACTTAGCTACGTACTGGGCAAAAGAGGGAATTCGAGTGAATACTATTACACCAGGTGGAACAGAAAGTGGACAGAACGAGACTTTTACAGAACGATATAGTAATCGTATTCCATTAGGACGTATGGCAAAACCTGAAGAAATCGTTGGGGCATTAATCTACTTAGCTTCAGATGCATCTAGTTATGTAACGGGACAAAACATTTTGGTTGATGGAGGATTAAGTGCCTGGTAA
- the fliB gene encoding flagellin lysine-N-methylase, protein MRPILIPEYLSEFNCIGGACEDTCCAGWNVTIDKKTYQAYRKVRQPEMADKLQKFVKRNRKKNDESNYAKFILDENKNCNMMLDDGLCSIHKELGEEFLCNTCSIYPRNLTQVGGVTEKSLTLSCPEAARVVLLCEEGLGFIETEEPKNTRGLMNKALDLEKHPHFWDLRIFTIQLMQNRQHSIEIRLIILGLFIQKIERLKPSELEQELPVIMQDYLNRLDNEEFIESLKQIKGNLNFQLNLTRVLISYRISGGDISGKYATVLQSLIEGLGFEENDDNEVQDMEETILKFQESYRNFYEPFMQNKEYMLENYIVNYIFKNLFPNDYNTLFESYVMLVLHFNLIKLHLVGIAAKEQKLTQEMVINCVQQLAKVIEHNPAYLQGVREGMEAAGYTTMGHMFVMISN, encoded by the coding sequence ATGAGACCTATATTAATCCCAGAATATTTAAGTGAATTTAATTGTATTGGTGGTGCTTGTGAGGATACTTGTTGTGCGGGCTGGAATGTCACAATTGATAAAAAAACTTACCAAGCCTATCGTAAAGTAAGACAGCCTGAGATGGCAGATAAATTACAAAAATTTGTAAAAAGGAATCGAAAAAAAAATGATGAATCGAATTATGCAAAGTTTATTTTAGACGAAAATAAAAATTGCAACATGATGTTAGACGATGGACTTTGTAGTATTCATAAGGAATTAGGTGAAGAATTTTTATGTAATACATGTTCCATATATCCAAGAAACTTGACACAGGTTGGTGGTGTTACAGAAAAAAGTTTAACGTTATCTTGTCCTGAAGCCGCAAGGGTCGTTCTATTATGTGAAGAAGGTTTAGGTTTTATTGAGACAGAGGAACCAAAGAATACTCGTGGATTAATGAATAAAGCTCTTGATTTAGAAAAACATCCGCATTTCTGGGATTTACGTATTTTTACAATTCAACTTATGCAAAATCGCCAACATTCTATTGAAATACGTTTAATTATTTTAGGGCTATTTATTCAAAAGATTGAGCGGCTAAAGCCAAGTGAGCTAGAGCAGGAATTACCTGTCATTATGCAGGACTATTTAAATCGTTTAGATAATGAAGAATTTATTGAATCCTTAAAGCAAATTAAAGGGAATTTAAATTTCCAGTTGAATTTAACAAGAGTATTAATTAGTTATCGCATATCTGGTGGAGATATTTCGGGAAAATACGCCACGGTTCTTCAATCATTAATAGAAGGTTTAGGTTTTGAAGAAAATGATGACAACGAAGTGCAAGATATGGAAGAAACGATTTTAAAGTTTCAAGAATCATATCGCAATTTTTATGAACCATTTATGCAAAATAAGGAATATATGCTTGAAAATTATATAGTAAATTATATATTTAAAAACTTATTTCCAAATGACTATAACACATTGTTCGAAAGTTATGTAATGCTTGTTTTACACTTCAATCTTATTAAATTGCATTTAGTTGGTATTGCAGCAAAGGAACAGAAGTTAACGCAAGAAATGGTGATAAACTGTGTTCAACAACTTGCAAAAGTAATAGAACATAACCCTGCATATTTACAAGGTGTACGTGAGGGAATGGAAGCTGCGGGCTATACTACAATGGGGCATATGTTTGTAATGATTAGTAATTGA
- a CDS encoding flagellar protein FlaG: protein MRISGHVEMDSVRVSKPVNNNVPTAEKAVKQGSETVKKQMVDTTVTMQITPTDKSEETKAKVQEAVNKMNEMLEVNHSASKFMYHEGLERYYVTVVNRDTEEVVKEIPPKKLLDAFYEMQKMLGMVVDEKI from the coding sequence ATGCGTATTTCAGGACATGTAGAAATGGATTCAGTAAGAGTAAGTAAACCGGTAAATAATAATGTACCTACAGCTGAAAAAGCAGTGAAGCAAGGAAGCGAAACTGTTAAAAAACAGATGGTAGATACAACAGTAACAATGCAAATAACACCGACTGATAAAAGCGAAGAAACGAAGGCAAAGGTTCAAGAGGCAGTTAATAAAATGAACGAAATGCTGGAAGTGAATCATAGTGCTTCAAAATTTATGTATCATGAAGGTTTAGAACGCTATTATGTAACGGTAGTAAATCGCGATACAGAGGAAGTCGTGAAAGAAATTCCGCCGAAAAAGCTTTTAGACGCATTTTATGAAATGCAAAAAATGCTTGGCATGGTTGTAGATGAAAAAATTTAA
- the fliD gene encoding flagellar filament capping protein FliD has product MVMRIGGLASGMDIDELVKKLMTAERAPLDKLFQKKTTYEWQRDAYRNVNTKTKAFDTYLADNLALKPLNSKTATSSNSNLVSAIATGKASGTLTIDGVSQLAEAGRGVGKQINATGSTKLSDLDITGTSIELSSIQKDGSMGKPVKIEFDPNTTTVDDFVKKINTSTVGVSAVYEGGKLSITSKNTGDNKAGAEVQVTGGASVFGQLGFDSLKGKETGDLASGGKNAIFEVNGVATERASNAFEINGYNVTLKSTFNNTQTIASKYTAAQTERDNAKASLETGVDGKDSLNEAARKAKAAYDAIKGGYDSKFASVLGSSALDTTEQAGYDKFNNKEFLSKLSDKDIEQLDKLNLDPNATREEMLAAISSSLDTEISPELKEKLHTLSKDQLVELSNVNETQLTNLRTEANRGIKEDNYNTLGTGFLNGLSSDEITAIQGIDFTKDDPYEGLTISDELKAKLDELSPDQKTALDNLSETDLTSFKELAAVQIPHDAAKATSEVTEAARVAGQSRLDNAEATLIKATVDAEAAGILKDGAIDDEKVNAAPKANPVTLNSTTNVDDMMKTITDFVDTYNAFVKDLTGQTKESKYRDYKPLSAEQKKDMSENEIKLWEEKAKSGLLRSDSLIQNGLTDMRSLVYQTNPGLSDSKFNSLYSIGITTSKNYNEGGTLEIDKEKLRKAIEEDPDAVEKLFKNSDGKTADVVDGKVVDTRGYVDKLRESMENMKISIEKKAGRATMTSESQYSIGKSIQDTESRIKTWERKLEMIEARYWKQFGAMESAINKANQQSSMFMQG; this is encoded by the coding sequence ATGGTAATGCGAATTGGTGGATTAGCGTCTGGAATGGACATTGATGAGTTAGTAAAAAAATTAATGACTGCAGAGAGAGCCCCTTTAGATAAGTTGTTTCAAAAGAAAACAACTTATGAGTGGCAAAGAGATGCCTATCGTAATGTAAACACAAAGACAAAAGCATTTGATACGTATCTTGCAGATAATTTAGCTTTAAAACCTTTGAATTCTAAAACAGCGACAAGCTCAAACTCAAATTTAGTTTCAGCCATAGCAACAGGTAAAGCCTCGGGAACGCTTACAATTGATGGTGTTTCACAATTAGCTGAAGCAGGTCGTGGTGTAGGGAAACAAATTAATGCAACAGGATCTACAAAATTAAGTGATCTTGATATTACGGGGACTTCTATTGAACTATCGTCTATACAAAAAGATGGAAGCATGGGGAAACCAGTAAAAATAGAGTTTGATCCAAATACGACGACGGTAGACGACTTTGTTAAAAAAATAAATACAAGTACGGTAGGCGTTAGTGCTGTTTATGAAGGTGGAAAGCTGTCGATTACGTCTAAAAACACAGGTGATAATAAGGCAGGTGCAGAAGTACAAGTAACTGGTGGAGCAAGTGTATTTGGTCAATTAGGCTTTGATTCATTAAAAGGTAAAGAGACGGGTGATTTAGCTTCTGGTGGTAAAAACGCGATATTTGAAGTGAATGGTGTTGCAACAGAGCGTGCATCGAATGCGTTCGAAATTAATGGTTATAACGTAACGTTAAAAAGTACATTTAATAATACACAAACAATTGCCAGTAAGTATACGGCGGCTCAAACAGAACGTGATAATGCTAAAGCTTCTCTTGAGACAGGTGTAGATGGCAAGGATAGCTTAAATGAAGCAGCTAGAAAAGCAAAAGCAGCTTATGATGCCATAAAGGGCGGCTATGATAGTAAATTTGCTAGTGTATTAGGCTCATCAGCTTTAGATACTACAGAACAAGCAGGCTATGATAAGTTTAATAATAAAGAATTTTTAAGTAAACTTTCTGATAAAGATATCGAACAACTTGACAAGCTTAATTTAGATCCAAATGCGACTCGTGAGGAAATGTTAGCGGCTATTTCATCTTCGCTAGATACGGAGATTTCACCAGAATTAAAAGAAAAATTACACACTTTATCAAAAGATCAATTAGTAGAGCTATCAAATGTTAATGAAACTCAATTAACAAATTTACGTACAGAAGCAAATAGAGGTATTAAAGAGGATAATTATAATACGCTAGGTACAGGCTTTTTAAATGGCTTATCTTCTGATGAAATTACAGCCATTCAAGGGATTGATTTTACGAAAGATGATCCATATGAAGGTTTAACGATTAGTGATGAGTTAAAAGCAAAGCTCGATGAATTATCTCCTGACCAGAAAACAGCATTAGACAATTTATCAGAAACTGATCTGACATCATTTAAAGAACTTGCAGCTGTGCAAATTCCGCATGATGCTGCAAAAGCGACTTCTGAAGTAACAGAGGCAGCAAGAGTAGCTGGACAATCACGCCTTGATAATGCAGAGGCTACTTTAATTAAAGCTACAGTTGATGCCGAAGCGGCTGGCATTTTAAAAGATGGTGCCATTGATGATGAAAAAGTAAATGCTGCACCAAAAGCGAATCCAGTCACACTGAATTCTACAACAAATGTAGACGACATGATGAAAACAATTACAGATTTTGTGGACACATATAACGCGTTTGTAAAGGATTTAACAGGTCAAACAAAAGAATCTAAATACCGAGACTATAAGCCGTTATCAGCTGAACAAAAAAAGGATATGAGCGAGAATGAAATTAAGCTTTGGGAAGAAAAAGCTAAGAGCGGCTTACTGCGAAGTGATTCACTTATTCAAAATGGCCTAACGGATATGCGTTCATTAGTTTACCAAACGAATCCAGGTTTAAGTGATTCTAAATTTAATTCGTTATATAGTATCGGTATTACAACATCCAAAAATTACAATGAAGGCGGCACATTGGAAATTGATAAGGAAAAATTGCGTAAAGCAATAGAAGAAGATCCGGATGCAGTCGAAAAATTATTTAAAAATAGTGATGGAAAAACAGCCGATGTTGTAGATGGTAAAGTAGTAGATACGCGTGGTTATGTAGATAAATTACGTGAATCGATGGAAAATATGAAAATAAGTATCGAGAAAAAAGCCGGTCGTGCGACGATGACGTCGGAATCTCAATATTCAATTGGAAAGAGTATACAAGATACGGAAAGTCGCATTAAA